From a single Osmerus mordax isolate fOsmMor3 chromosome 14, fOsmMor3.pri, whole genome shotgun sequence genomic region:
- the LOC136956289 gene encoding von Willebrand factor A domain-containing protein 7-like: MTSSLLWVALCLLLPSPFRAFKPLFSLDGDSLTHRQITVRAVLRKTAEACQSLATAEGRGFSLTIDDSLTVTKVQRACSSDGSTLLSFIAFHTAVAKLYFSNALVDVAMALSEKHHFDDEAFSGGRDVITSGVSAVKESVKAQRFLSGRLVLGRVCHTLQDFYSHSNWVELGNRVPYTTLIRPDLPLSNLADPSTPTCMNCVAGNCSDNILSEVLQQGLLTSGYFNLLSSAKPAGKCSHGGLFDQTSGQDAVGGINKDDVGASHGHMHHVAAEVAVDATTELLEDLRAFAGDRDFLRLMGLSQSSVLCFVIDTTGSMKDDIAESKRVSFSIIDSRRGSQQEPSAYILVPFNDPGFGPLLMTTDANIFKQKINELQAKGGGDIPELCLSGLQLALTGAPPSSEIFVFTDAPAKDVALKSTVTALIESTKSVVTFMLTDNLRSSRRRRRDTVGGTSNRLAESDAQLYRDLARASGGQAIEVTKVELPQATSIIQDASGNALVTVFQVSRTPGKPENFTFSVDSSIQNLTIYITGGSLSFTMSSPTGVSQNSQTSGPLGTMATVGNLRRISLNSANQTGSWEISIISTEPYTLKVIGQSSFNFIYNFVEENTGAHGDFSLKEGRPLSGANVSLLVTVTGSDTVTVSEVSLVDASGSREVNGTLRSLGGGSFLVTLAEVPEGEFAVRLRGEDSAPSRSQPGSGFQRQASTQVKTSSFSVTALSNSTVLEPGSTVSLRFTVTAANGTSGTFAVRATNDRGFVSASPATISTTTGGTAEGTVTLTAPASTASGTDITVTIEVENTGTSDTNYAVLQLSVVNKITDFTPPQCQAVTVSASNCPIVCSHGDAIWELSANVTDGNGTGVDRVTLRLGNGTLNTSTATGAGGENVTVVSYTAPCCSDAVELVVIDRAGNVGICAGQSSIQLN; this comes from the exons AGGGCCTTCAaacccctcttctccctggacGGGGACTCCCTCACCCACCGCCAGATCACGGTGAGGGCCGTCCTGCGGAAGACAGCCGAGGCCTGCCAATCCCTCGCCACGGCCGAGGGGCGGGGCTTCAGCTTGACG ATTGATGACAGCCTGACGGTGACTAAGGTTCAGAGGGCGTGTTCCTCCGACGGCTCAACCCTCCTTTCCTTCATCGCGTTCCACACCGCCGTTGCCAAACTGTATTTTAGCAACGCGCTTGTGGACGTCGCCATGGCGCTGAGTGAGAAGCACCACTTTGATGATGAGGCGTTCTCGGGAGGCCGTGATGTCATAACCtcag GAGTATCTGCCGTGAAGGAGAGTGTGAAAGCTCAGCGCTTCCTCTCAGGCAGACTGGTTCTGGGACGGGTCTGTCACACACtgcag gattTTTACAGTCACAGTAACTGGGTGGAGCTGGGAAACAGGGTCCCTTACACAACCCTCATACGACctgaccttcctctctccaacctggcag ACCCCAGTACTCCGACTTGTATGAACTGTGTGGCAGGAAACTGTAGTGACAACATCCTGTCTGAGGTTCTACAGCAGGGCCTGCTCACCTCAGGGTACTTCAACCTTTTGTCCTCCGCCaagcctgcag GTAAATGCAGTCACGGGGGCTTGTTCGACCAGACCAGTGGTCAGGATGCTGTGGGAGGGATCAACAAGGATGACGTGGGTGCAAGTCATGGTCACATGCACCATGTGGCGGCGGAGGTGGCGGTTGACGCTACGACAGAGCTGCTAGAGGACCTCAGGGCCTTCGCTGGTGACCGAGACTTCCTACG TCTGATGGGCCTATCCCAGTCCTCTGTGTTGTGTTTCGTCATCGACACCACAGGCAGCATGAAGGATGACATTGCAGAGTCCAAGCGtgtctccttctccatcatcgacagcaggagaggaagccAGCAGGAGCCCTCCGCCTACATCCTGGTGCCCTTCAACGACCCTG GTTTTGGCCCTTTATTAATGACCACAGATGCCAACATTTTCAAGCAGAAGATCAATGAGCTGCAAGCAAAAGGCGGAGGGGACATACCAGAGTTATGTCTGTCTGgactacag CTTGCCCTCACAGGGGCACCTCCGTCTTCTGAGATCTTTGTGTTCACGGATGCTCCGGCCAAAGACGTCGCCTTGAAGAGCACAGTCACTGCCCTCATAGAGAGCACCAAGTCTGTG gTGACCTTCATGTTGACTGACAATCTCCGCTCCAGCCGCCGGCGTCGTAGGGACACGGTGGGCGGGACTTCCAACCGTCTGGCCGAATCGGACGCCCAGCTGTACCGGGACCTGGCCCGGGCCTCAGGAGGGCAGGCCATCGAGGTCACCAAGGTCGAACTCCCCCAGGCCACCAGCATCATCCAGGACGCCTCCGGCAACGCTCTG GTGACAGTGTTCCAGGTCTCCAGAACACCAGGAAAGCCTGAGAACTTCACCTTCAGTGTGGACAGCTCCATTCAGAACCTGACCATCTACATCACTGGAGGATCCCTGTCCTTCACCATGAGCAGcccaacag GTGTGTCTCAGAACAGCCAGACCAGCGGTCCTTTGGGTACCATGGCAACCGTGGGAAACCTTCGCCGCATCAGCCTCAACAGCGCCAACCAGACAGGATCATGGGAAATCAGTATAATCTCAACTGAACCCTATACACTGAAGGTCATAG GCCAGAGCTCTTTTAATTTCATTTACAATTTTGTGGAGGAAAACACTGGAGCTCATGGAGACTTCAGTCTGAAAGAGGGACGTCCTCTCTCAG GCGCCAATGTCAGCCTGTTGGTGAcggtgacaggaagtgacacggtcACTGTGTCAGAGGTCTCCCTGGTGGATGCCTCAGGGTCACGGGAGGTCAACGGAACCCTGAGGTCGCTAGGGGGAGGCAGCTTCCTGGTAACGCTGGCAGAAGTTCCCGAGGGGGAGTTTGCGGTGCGCCTGAGGGGGGAAGACAGCGCCCCCTCCAGGTCACAGCCAGGAAGTGGCTTCCAGAGACAGGCCTCCACACAAGTCAAGACCTCCAGCTTCTCTGTCACT GCTCTGTCCAACTCCACGGTTCTAGAACCTGGTTCCACCGTCTCCCTCCGCTTCACGGTGACAGCCGCCAACGGAACCAGTGGAACGTTTGCCGTCCGCGCCACCAACGATCGCGGCTTCGTCTCCGCCTCCCCGGCCACCATCTCCACGACAACCGGGGGAACGGCCGAGGGCACGGTGACCCTGACGGCACCCGCGTCAACCGCCTCGGGAACGGACATCACCGTGACGATTGAGGTGGAGAACACTGGAACGTCAGATACCAACTACGCCGTCCTACAACTCTCCGTGGTCAACAAG ATCACAGACTTTACCCCTCCCCAGTGCCAGGCAGTTACCGTATCGGCTTCCAACTGCCCCATTGTCTGTAGCCATGGCGACGCCATCTGGGAGCTCTCTGCTAACGTCACCGATGGCAACGGCACCGGTGTGGACCGGGTCACCCTCCGCCTCGGCAACGGGACCCTCAATACCAGCACGGCGACCGGGGCCGGGGGGGAGAACGTCACGGTGGTGTCCTACACCGCCCCCTGCTGCTCCGACGCGGTGGAGCTCGTGGTCATCGATCGGGCGGGGAACGTCG GGATCTGTGCAGGCCAGTCAAG TATCCAACTTAATTAA